The genomic window TCTTTGCATAACCATGTTAGGCTGAACACTTGCTCAATATAAAGTCCATCAAGCAAACAACAAAAATCTTGCACCTCAAGATGGCACATCTGACTTTTTTCTAAGCGCAATGCATAACTATATGCTGCATCACAGGCTTTCAGACCATAACAAGCTTTTGTACCCAGTTTGCATTGTAATACATTGCAGATACATGCCACAAGGGCACGGAGTGAGATCTAATGCCCCTGTTTATCACACCATCCCATGCTCAAGACAACCAAGATTAGCACGATTCTGGGAGGGGCATGATGTCCTAAGGGGCTGGCGGCGATATTTGGCTAGTATTCTAGGACACTACTAAACAACTAGATCTAGCCTTTCTCACAGACTCTGATCTAGGAAAGTTTTCATCTTAATAGCAGAACCAGTAGATGTTCAGCTTGATCTTGTAATATGACCTGACATTAAGAGGATGTTTGATTCACAAATGGAATCAAAATgggaatgaaaatcagaatggctgagaatcggaatggccaaatctctCAAAACGTTTGGTTCATGATCGGAATcggaattgaaatcaaaattagaatgaaaaattaaatccatataggagagtagggattgagttctatatagattgagccatttccaTCCCATCccgaaatcagaatcaaaataggACTTCTCCCAATCAAACGGTTAGAATGGGAGTTactcattccgattccgattccagacccccactcCCTCCAACTAAACACCCTCTAAGATTTATGTGTTAGTAATTCATATTgaattatatcaacatgtttaaGCTCAGGATCGTGCTTTTCAATATACCAGAGGTTAACATGGGCAGAACATAAAGGCCTGAATTGTTAAGCAAACAAGATAAAGCAGTCTGCATGCATTTTTCCGTACGGGTGTTTGACAACCAAGGGGCACGTTTGGACAACTAATCACTCCACACATCTCTCCAGTGTAGCTGAAACTTGCTAAGCAGAGATGGAAAGGGAGAAGTAAGAGAAAATAGCCCTGCTGCACTCGCAATTCTAAGTTTCTCAAACCATATGCagttcatcaaaaaagaaaaaaaattaagaaaaaaaggcTTCAATTCATCCTGATGGCCCCTGTGGAAGATAATTTACCTTGTTACTTAGAATAGAACGGACAAATCAAACAGGACTCCTTAAAAGCTTGATCCAAACCACATGAGATATAAATCATGATCACTGGTGCAAAAGTCTCGTAACATCAAGCATGGTTTAGGAAGTAGATTGACATTTTACAATGCCCTGAATAATGTCATAAATTTACATGGCGTGGAATTCAAGAGTGGGAAGGAGGGTAGGAAGAAGTTACAGGGTTGGAGCTCTTTCAGCAGATCCTGAGATCACAGTAAGCAAATTGTTTCCAAATGGGTCACTTAAGTGCTTGGCAAGATTCTCCACAGGGCCTTCTCCAGTCACATAGGCCTGCAGGAAGAAACCAAGCATCGCAAACATGGCCAGTCGCCCGTTCTTGATTTCCTTCACTTTGAGCAGTGCTGCTTGGTCAGGATCATTAGCTAAACCCAAAGGATCAAATGGACCTCCTGGGTGGAGCTTGTCCTCCAAATTCTACAAAACAACAAGTTAAAAAACAAACAAAATGAGTGATTCAATCTCATTGAAGTACTGTGACAACTAACAAAAGAAAATTGAAAGGTCCCAAATCATTAATAGTGTGATTACATGGTGTTATTCAATCTTATTATCAATGGAAATAACAGCCAGAGGAGGAGCTTAATGGTAAAGAGTAAAGACTAAAAAGTGCTTATTTTGTTGTTAGGAGTTGCAGTGATTTTATTAGTAGTATTAACATgaactatttataatttttattaaatgtgATAGATGTTTCCGTAACTCAGCCAAAACTAGCAATATCTGGAATGAGGTAAGATGTTTAGTCATGATGGTAATACATGAGAGCAGTAACAAGTAACAAGAAGGTGCACTGAAAGATGAAATTTCTCTTACCAGTCCATTGGTAATTCGGTAATATTCAGCACCTCCTACAAGCACAACCTCAGCAATGACAGCAACAACAAGATTGATAGGAATGTTCTTTCCAAAGTAATTCAATGTGTTTCCATCAAGGAGAAGAGCACCAGTCTGAGGACCAGATGAATGCCAAACCAGATTTAGTCGAAGATACGAATATTCACAGGACTAATAAGAATTATGCAAAAAAACTACCTGAAGAACATCATGTAAAAGAACATAAAGACCACATAGCCCGTTTAAACAAACACTCTTCGTAGAGATCATGGGAAAgtcttttttttactttttataatATACATGGAGGAATACACTGCAAAAATTCACATGCCAGAGATGAAATTGAATTGCTTAATATCACGAGGCATATTTAGTGTACCTTGAACCAAACAGCCTCAGGTCCACAATTAGCACCAAATTTGTTGAAGGCCTCTGGAATAATGAAACCAGCAGCACCAAGCATGGCCCACCTTGCATGAATCAGCTCGTAAGCTTGGTATCTGCATCACAGTATGCAGCTATCAGTGTATATGTAGATAAAGGGTGTATCATCAAGTTTACACACTGTAATATTAGCAATGGCTTAGCCCAATAGAAAGAAAGCAAAAAGGCATATATGCCACGAGAGAACCAAAATGCCTAGATGCCACAAGAGAGGTTTTCTTCTTCCCAAAAAGAATGTCAAAGAATTTTACTAGTTGGTCTCTCTAAGGAGTTATTACTAAGAAAAGAAATAAAGTAGaacattttaatattttaaataggaaaaTATCCAAAATATGCCTACAACAATCTGACGGGGTCTAATTACTGGAAATAAAAAATTTGCAAGATTGTTCACGTACTTGCTGAAATCTTCCGGTTTCTTGCTTAGCCCAAAAGGATCATAGCCATAACTGCAAGGAGAAAACAGCACAAAAGACCATTAGCGTATTTCATAACCTCTACTTTCAACGTGGCAAATTCCAGTGAGTAATTCTCAGCATCCAATTAAGCATATCATGAATTAACACATGGTCTTGGATTTCATGACTCTTCGACAAAAGGAAAAAGCACCTTTGGCTCCTGAAGTAGTGCTTTATATATTACACGTTAATAGCCTTTTGCTTTTGATTTTCCAAAGCATTTCCCAAAGTCTAACAGAGGCGCAGGTTTAGTATTCCTTTAATATTCTCTTTTTCATGGTATTCCACATACTATCTTGACTATTGGAATTGTACACATCTCTAGTATTAAATTACTTTTTCAAACAGCATAGTTGCCCAATTAATTTAAATCACAAATATGTAACAAAACAATGCATATTGATCTAACATAGAGAAGCACAGCAACTTTCAATATCTTCAAGATCATTGGTACATGGAATCTTTTTGATTGACAATTTTAGATTATACAGAAAATCACAGCAAAACAAGCTAAAGTCAGTTTTCGGGCAAGACATGAAAGTTGCATTCCATTTGTTAGACATAAGAGAAAAAGTTATGATATCTCAACTTAATTTACTGAATTAGAATTTATTTCATTATaagatatgtaaatatatatctctTCATGATTGTTTACTAAAGGTTTATCATACAACTATATGAGCATTACTTTTTATCCTTAATTTATATTCCTCCATCCTAAGCAATTATTCCTCATTAATATTAGATTATTCTTCACTTGAGTTATTTCTAGAatgcattttcataaaattatggaTGTAAGATAAACCTGCACCTCAAGTGATTGCAGTACATATAAAAGGAGTCACATTATAAGCATGATAATATCAAATGCACTGGCCTTCagccttctttcttctttctttcttttcttttctctttgatttttgaaaaatccatctAGGGATGCTGATTCCAAAACAGTTTGGCCAAGGCTTGATAGTTATGATTATAAATCTATCTATAATGGATGGAAGATTTATTTTGGCAAAATCTCACCAGTTCATCAATAGAGGAAAATTAGGTATAAGGCATACCTTAACCATTATCAACTGAGGATCCATATAACAAGCATCTTTAGTTTAAGTTGTTAACATATAAGGTTTATGCAAAAGACAACCTAGCGAAATGTTAACATACTTTCACACTTAACATGGATACTTGACTGCGAAGTATAGACAATGTTATTTGTATTATGTCAGCttgccatatatattttttttgacttaACTATCCATGAACCTCATATTGATATATATTTAGATTTGGAAGAATTAGTTAAGATAATGATGTCTTTTGATAACGGTTGGAGACAATGAGGGACCCTCTATGTAACACTCTTAATCCTTCAAATCCCAACCAAAGAAGTATTTAATGTTAGGTCACCTACCCAAATACTAAGAATTTTCACTTATATGATGGGATTATTTTCCACTACCCCTCTAtctctcttaaaaaaatatattcatcacCTACAACCCTGGTCAATCTCTATCTTTATCTACTATGATTTTTTTAACCATATAGATTCTATGCAGTCAAAAtaactttataatttatataataatatataaatcaAATGCCATGTATGGAAGctaccatcccaatgcctctttCCTAGTCTTCCACTCTTCCCATATGTATATATGAAACATTAGGGGAAGAGAATTGGGATTGGAGGGAGGGGGGTTTGCATCAGGATTTTTGGGGGAGTTGGTGAGGCATGCAGGTGAGGGGAAGCAAGCAAAGGTGGAGAGAGCCCTCCCTCCAATCCCAATTCTCTTCTCCTAATCTTTCTATTAGAGATTCATATGTACATATGGGAAGAGTGGAAGACAAGGaaagaggcattgggatggtagCTTCCATATATGGCATTtgatttatatattattatataaattatgaagTTATTTTGACTGCATAGAATCTATATGGTTAAAAAAATCATAGCAGATAAAGATAGAGATTGACTGGGGTTGTAGGTGATGAATATATTCTTTTAAGAGAGATAGAGGGGTAGTGGAAAAAATCCCATCATAGTGACAATTCTTGGTATTTGGATAGGTGACCTAACAttaaatacttctttgggatttGAAGGATTAAGAGTGTTACATAGAGGGTTCCTGTCTCCAACTGTTATCAAAAGACATCATTATCTTAACTAATTTTTCCAAATCTAAATACATATCAATATGAGGTTCATGGATagttaagtcaaaaaaaaaatatagcaagCTGGCATAGTACAAATAACATTGTCTATACTTCACGGTCAAGTATCCATGTTAAATGTGAAAGTATGTTAACATTTCGCTAGGTTGTCTTTTGCATAAACCTTATATGTTGCATATGAGAAATCCTTAAAATAGTTTAAGTTGTTTTTCAACAAGAAAACAATGCTTCAAATTTTGCTTGACTATGAATATTTAGAAATGCTAGCAGATGAAACTTAGCGATCGAAATCAAGCATCTTTCAGAACACCAACAGAGCAAACTATCAACTAAAATATGAATCTTTAAACCACTAACAGGGCTTTGATAGTGTTCAACTGATTGATAAACCCAACAGTTCTTAATTGAAATGTGATGAATTAAGTTGTAAGTGAAAAAAATTAGGCCACCAAGTCACTGTACAAGCATGCAACCATTACATATGTAAAGCAGAGGCTAGCAATGACTTACTCTCCTGGTACTTCTCCGGTGAGGTACTCCGGGACCTCCGAGCGATCCAACAGGCCTTCCGGCAAGAAAATTCTTCTGTCAGGACCTGCCAACCATATTACCACATGCACCATAACGAGTATTTTTCCAAGTGTAGTTTCACCAAACAGCTAAAGAAGAGTATGGATTCAGACACCAACGGAACCCAAAACCAAACGTAAGAGAAGGGAAGTTAAAGAGTCACTCACCATACCACTTGGCAAGCTCGTCGCTGGCCGGAGAGACAGCGGCAGGCTTCGTCTTCGGAGGGGGGGCAGCAGCCTTCTTCCCGGAGAAGAGCGCAACAATCTTAGAAGATCCAGCGTTCGATGGTGCCGGAACTGCGCGAGCTGCAGCCTTGGAGTTCAGTGGGGCGCCGAGCATCTCAGACACTCCCAAGAAGGCTGGAGCGGTTGCCGCTGCGATGGATGCCATGGCCTCTTGGCCCAAGATATCTGGCCAGCAAGAACTCAACCAGGAGAACTAATGGCTGTTGAGAAGAATGCAATGTGCGTCGAGAGAATGAGACGGTGGCGAGAGGGACTAAATGGTTGGAATGGTGGATGTGGTAGGGCCACGTGGAAGTTGGACTCCATGGCTACGATTGGTTGGGATTCCAGGGGCGCAATCTATTGTGAGGATTTGATTGGGTTCGCCGTGATGACGTGGTAGATGATGGTGCTGACGTGGAACAATTTTGGCCTCAGGTCTTCCTCCTGTCGGATAGAGTGGAAAGTGATGAGCAAATAGGGAGATAACAGGGAGACGGGCCAGAAAGCATAGTTGAATAACCGCATCGTTGATGTCCTCTATCCAACTCCTAACATGTCATCTGCCCATAGACTAGATAGTATTTCTAGTAGTTTTTGGCTTGTTATCTTTAGTGTCACTGCTACCGCACCCTCTTGCAGTGCTGAATTTTTTCCATTCACCTGCAGACAATACTAATTCTTGTTTTGGTTCATGTTGAATCTTCTGATTTTTAGATAGATAGTTTATGAGTGAGACAGAATACCTCCATTGCAAACCATAAAACCAATTGAAATCAAATAGTTATTTGCTAACTGTTCACCACAACATCAAGAACTCTAGCTTCAgtcaaaagagagaaaaagaaaaccaCCAACGAGTCTTGCTCGTCTGCTGCTAGTCCATGGAAATATTCTATGATGGTCGCCCACATACACATGGTTGTAATCAGAATGAGACCACATGATGAAGTATCAGCAACCCTTTGCAAGATCATATGATAAACTAGCAACACTTAAAAAATTCTAATGGAAACTATATACTTGCTCATTTGGTTAGCTTCCAAGCCATTGGTGTAATAATGTAAAGCAGAATGTTCACTCAAATTTCCTTGCAAATAGCGCCGCAAAATCACCATCTTCCCCTATCTAGTTAGCAAGAAGTAATCCATCTGCTACAACCACAATGGCGCACTTGCATGCAGCACCAAAGCTGATCACTCGACTCAGATACCCTCCGTCAAACAATCTACTGCCCTAATAAATAGAATTTTAAATGCTCCTCTAATAAATTTCATGCAAACAGTACAGCCACCCAAAATATGTTCTTGAAACAATTTGCACACCAGTTATAGCAAAGAATAATAACAGAAGCAAGCACAAGCATCCACATTGTTTAAGACAATACCTCAGTAAATAGTGACATtaatgaatattaaaaataatatggaGCACAACTGACATATATTCACAGGCAATGCATAAAGATATTATCTAGGGCACCTCCGAAAGCAAGTACAGCAATCAATATGCTCCCAAGGATCATCATGTTACAATGGTATTATCATCCTGGAGCTGGTGATCTCAAAAGACTGATAATAGAAATATGGGGTAACATTACTAACCATGGGAAATATTGCTCGGTTGGAATTGATGGTAAAATGCAATTCCGATTTAAATCACTTAAATCTAACCCTTCCAGGAattaggaggagaaattaaatggGCGGAAGCAGAATCAAGAGGCAAAGATGGGATAAGAAATTCATCAAAATGATGCATTTCAGGGCTTCCACTTCAAGTACAATAACCATCGAGCAAACTCTGGATGGATGCTTGCACAGGAATCTTGGGCAACAGGgtcacttatttttcagattcatcaTTACAGACCCTGTCATGGATGACTAAAGAGGCCAATATATTGAACGTAGATTTAAGAGGTACGATTCTGCTTATCCATAGATTTTATAATATGCGCCCTGCttcattaagaaaaataataagccaAGCATCAAGTTACTATCTGGTATATGTTCACCAAATTAGGTTTATATGCAGCAGGAACTAAATAAATATACAGGTCATAAATCCTAACCAACCATTAAATGTATCAGCTAATAAGCTAAAAGCTAACTATATAGTGAACTGCAATTAACACATATCTTTGGCAACATAAAGGATCCTAGTGTCTTCAACCCACAGCTGCAGTACATTTGTATGTCCAAGATAAAGCATTAGTTCGAATGCTGGTAACACCTAGATATTCCTTTTCTTCAGAATTGATTCATCTCCACTTCTCAATCTCTCTTGAAGTTGCTTCAATTAGCTTTTTGGTATTTACAACAAGCTCATCAACCAAAGCACCAATATGCTCTCTGAATTTGTAAAGGAAAAGAAAGATGTTACTATAGCTTGAAACACACATGAATGTGATCATGACAACAAGAAATGCTGACAGTTTCATGGAAACTAAAAAAATTACAGCAACAATGTACATGGATAAGATCTACAAAAGATGTAAATCACATAataaacatgaaaatatgaaatttGCACTGAGTAATCACACATTGAATCATTGATGATAGAACTAGATGAATGCCTTCACAATGCACTAATACTGAGTGGGAGAAAATTTTTTGACGATGATAATTAGTTAATACAACTTACTGACTTCAGAAAAGTGGTAGAAAGTGGGAACAATATATGTGGAGCAGAGCAGGCATGAGAAAGCAAAAATTTGACCTTCGAACTTGTTGCGGAAGATTCCCGATCGCGTACGGATACCGTTCAAGCGGATTGGAGACCACCAGAGCGGTGTTCCTACAAAACAAATCCTACGTGTGCCCACTATACCTGTGCCTTCTTGTGATTTCCTCTCCTTCTCTTCTGTTGCGCCAGATTCCTGACTTGATCGTTGGAAGATCCTCGCCGGAGCCAATTCCGGTCGAGACTTGCTTTGCAGGAACGCCGCTCTGGTGGTCTCCAATCCGCTCCAGCCGTATCCGTACGCGGTTAAGAATCTTCCGCAACAGAACTCATCTAGGAGTAGCAAGTACCTTGAAAGCATCTTCATAAACTAATATTGGATTTAATCGCACAATGTAAAACCTGTTTTACTGTCTATTATATGAATATAGTTTGACACCAATAAGCCTTGTCCGATCCAATAAGGCTAATTTGACCCAAGTACATGGCATCCCCTTTTCTCCCCATTATTCAGAGTATCTGTTATATCCACAAGAAGGTTAAAGATGAACAAGAAACAAAAAGATTCACAAATGTTGGAGACAACCTATATGGCATCCCAAGTAACAGTGGCATATTAACATAAAAAATCGTAATATTAAACTACATATCATCCAAAATGCAAATTGACTGAATGTAGGAAAGATATAGGTCCATATGCAATTTTTATTCTTGATTGAGTTTACTTTGGATTTTTCAATTGctgattttgttcaagataaTTATATATAGCAAGGAGTAACACTAGTACTAGAATCGAACAAAAGTGAAGACAAATAGTGAATAGGTAAATCCAAGTCACAATGTTCTCCTTGGGAAACATGATCATAAATTTGAGAGAAGAAATACACATTAGCCAATAAATGAAAATCATTATGATGCCAAGATAAAATGATTTCCAGGTTAGGACAGTACTTACTGTGCTGGGAGATTTTTCGTCCCTTGAAACAGCTTGCCTACATTTGTGTATCTTTGGTTCTCGTCATAGGCAATTCCTTTTCCCATTCCATAACCAAAACCCAGACCTATTCCACATCCAGCACCAAGTCCAAAGCCAAACTGTAAACCCGGAAATCCAAGCCCTAACCCTGCACCTGGTTTTTCAAATAAATGGAAAAAGGAAAATGGAGCCACCCACATCAATAAATTGAGCAAAATATTGTTACAAAAGCATTTAATCTTATCCAGCTCTCAGACATGATAGTCTGTCAAACCAATTTCATACAAAACTTCCTGAAAAGAATAAAAAGCTCTTCAACTTTACCATATAGTAGAGAATAATCATTTGCATGGATTACCTATATACTTAATTTAAAAAAGAGAATTTGACATTTAATCTACACTTCTTCCTATTGCTTTTAGTCAAGAATCATCTACTTTTTAGCTTGTATTATAGGCTGCAAAAATGCAGCAGAGCAGAAGCAAACATGCAGAAACTAAGCAACACAGGATTTGCAAGAAGACAGTTAGGCTAGGAAAGGGGGAAAGAAAGGTCTTCTCGATGAAACTTTTGTAGTTTATGGTTAATAGGTGGTACTTATGGGAAGACCACTCCAGTGAAAAATCAAGTAGCTCCGAGCCTCAGATAGATGTACCCATGGGAAAAAACAACCAACCAATGCATCATAAGCATGTAGACATCTTAATCACATGCGTGCTCATCCCATGATTAGCTCTACAACTTTTGCTGAATCCTGGGATACAGGGACGATCCCAGTGTTACAGGACATGGTTATGGATAGCAACAAGGAGAAAAACAGCACCAAGTGTCATGATCCCCAGGACAACATCATGAATGTCAGTGCCAGGTGTCATGTCTCAATAAACATACATGTATAAGCACCTATACAGGAATATTAAGGTTTTAAGGAGTTAAATATACAAAAGAAGTAAATGGAGAAACagagaaataatgaaaaaaatagtaTTCC from Elaeis guineensis isolate ETL-2024a chromosome 9, EG11, whole genome shotgun sequence includes these protein-coding regions:
- the LOC105051572 gene encoding chlorophyll a-b binding protein CP26, chloroplastic, yielding MASIAAATAPAFLGVSEMLGAPLNSKAAARAVPAPSNAGSSKIVALFSGKKAAAPPPKTKPAAVSPASDELAKWYGPDRRIFLPEGLLDRSEVPEYLTGEVPGDYGYDPFGLSKKPEDFSKYQAYELIHARWAMLGAAGFIIPEAFNKFGANCGPEAVWFKTGALLLDGNTLNYFGKNIPINLVVAVIAEVVLVGGAEYYRITNGLNLEDKLHPGGPFDPLGLANDPDQAALLKVKEIKNGRLAMFAMLGFFLQAYVTGEGPVENLAKHLSDPFGNNLLTVISGSAERAPTL
- the LOC105051571 gene encoding uncharacterized protein, with the protein product MSGGEKGILWKLPEVKSKDLGKLGPAFGFGAGCGAGFGVGLFGGAGLGLGFPGLQFGFGLGAGCGIGLGFGYGMGKGIAYDENQRYTNVGKLFQGTKNLPAQEHIGALVDELVVNTKKLIEATSREIEKWR